In Trichlorobacter lovleyi, the DNA window AGGTGCTGGCGGCATTCAAAAAGGTTGCCGATCAACTCGACCAGATTTACCGGCGCCTGCAATAGCTGCCGGCCACTCCTGCCGCAGGCCCGCCTCACCACACCCACCGAGTAGTCCGGATTCAAGATCCAGTAAAGGCGTAGATCAGGCTCTGGTAATTCCCGGCAGCGTCACGGTAAAACGTGCCCCGCAGCCGAGGGCGCTCTGCACCGCGATGGTGCCGCCGTGGTTGCGGACAATCCCCCAGGAGACCGCCAGTCCCAGGCCGGTACCGTTCTGCTTGGTGCTGAAGAAGGGTGAAAACAGCCGTTCCTGCTGTTCCGGGTCGATGCCGGGGCCGGTGTCGGCGACGGTAATCGAACAGGTGCTGTCAGGATCTGCCTCGGCACTGATGGTGAGCCGGCCCACTCCTTCCATGGCCTGCAGACCGTTCAGGATCAGGTTGGTAAAGACCTGACGCAGCTGCTCACGGTCAGCCTCCAGCTGGATTGCCGCCTGCCGGTAGTTGCGCTCGACCGTGTAGCCTGCCAGCGGTACCTGATGGCCGATCTGGTTCAGGATCTCATCCAGCAGGTCCGGCAAAGGAAAGCGGCTGATCTGGCGCTTGTCCTGCCGGGCCAGGTTCAGCAGACTTGCGGTGATCCGGTTGATCCGGCCGGCCTGGGCCAGGATTTCGCTAACCTCCTCCTGATCTTCTGCCCCTGCGGGGATCGACATCTGCAGCAGCTCGGCATTGCCGCGGATGATGGCCAGCGGGTTGTTGATCTCATGGGCCACCCCGGCAGAGAGCATCCCCAGCTCAGCCAGGCGCTCGTTGCGGGCCAGCTCCTTTTCCGTCTCCAGCAGTTGCCGGCTCTTCTCCTCCAGCTCTACGGTCCGCTGCTGGACCTTCTGTTCAAGGGTACGGTTAAGGGTGCTGATCTCGGCTTCCCGCCTGCCGAGCTGCCTGCCCAGGGCGGTGGTCAACCCGACTGCCAGCAGGGTCAGGATCAGCAGCAGGGCTGCAAAGGTCAGGTTGAGGTTGTTACGCAGGTAGAGGTAGGGCCGTTCCGGCAGGCCGACATACAGCGCCCCCACCACGGTACCGTCGGGATCACGCAACGGTTCATAAGCGGCAAAGTAGCGCTCATGCAGGACATAGGCCGGGGCGATCCAGACCTCTCCCCGCTGCAGGACCTGCTGGGCCACTTCGGCTGAAAGCCGGGTGCCGGTGGCCCGCTGCCCGTTTTCATCGGTCACCGTGGTGGCGATCCTGACATCATCCAGAAAGATGGTGGCGGTCTCATGTAGCAGACCATCCTGCTGTTGCGGTGCGATCAAGCGGGTAATCCGGTCTGCCAGCTGTTCATTGTTGTTCAGCAGCTGTCCGGCCAGCAGCGCCCCGTGCAGCTCTCCGTCAGCAGCGGTAATCGGTGCTGCGGCAACCAGAAACAGGCCGCGCTGTTCAGCGGTTTTGCTGGTGGGCAGGGCGTGTTGCGACGGAAGCAGGGGGACCAGCATCTGGTCCGGTAACAGCGGGTTTTCCTGGCCGGCCTGCAGGGCAGACAGCAGCATGGTCCCCTGGCTGGCACGTCCGGCCAGGGCCTCGGCCACCGGCTTGAGGTGCCGCAGCGTGTCGCCGAAACGCTCGGGGTTGGTGGCGCGGTAACGTACCTGGCCGTAGCGGTCCACCACGGTCAGAAAACTGAAACTGCGGCTGCCTGAAAGGAGGCCCAGCAGGCGGGATATGTCACCGGCTGTGTTTCCCTGCAGCAGGCGGGACAGCTCAGGGCTGCGGCTGATCACCTGCAGCCCTTCAGACAGCCGGCTCAGCTCCCCCTGGTACAGCTCCCTGGCAGTGCCGAGATCGCTGCGGGCCTCTTCCTGGGCCTGTCCGGCCACCCGGGCGCTGATCAGGTGGTTGCCGGCCAGCCAGCAGACCAGCAGTGCGGAGACCAGTGGCAGCAGGGTGGTCAGCAGCAGGCGGCGCCGGATATGCGGGGTGGTTTCCATGGCTGACTAATCCGCCTTGTATTCCTGCAGCTTACGATCCAGGGTCTTGCGGGAGATGCCCAGTATCTCGGCGG includes these proteins:
- a CDS encoding cache domain-containing protein; translated protein: METTPHIRRRLLLTTLLPLVSALLVCWLAGNHLISARVAGQAQEEARSDLGTARELYQGELSRLSEGLQVISRSPELSRLLQGNTAGDISRLLGLLSGSRSFSFLTVVDRYGQVRYRATNPERFGDTLRHLKPVAEALAGRASQGTMLLSALQAGQENPLLPDQMLVPLLPSQHALPTSKTAEQRGLFLVAAAPITAADGELHGALLAGQLLNNNEQLADRITRLIAPQQQDGLLHETATIFLDDVRIATTVTDENGQRATGTRLSAEVAQQVLQRGEVWIAPAYVLHERYFAAYEPLRDPDGTVVGALYVGLPERPYLYLRNNLNLTFAALLLILTLLAVGLTTALGRQLGRREAEISTLNRTLEQKVQQRTVELEEKSRQLLETEKELARNERLAELGMLSAGVAHEINNPLAIIRGNAELLQMSIPAGAEDQEEVSEILAQAGRINRITASLLNLARQDKRQISRFPLPDLLDEILNQIGHQVPLAGYTVERNYRQAAIQLEADREQLRQVFTNLILNGLQAMEGVGRLTISAEADPDSTCSITVADTGPGIDPEQQERLFSPFFSTKQNGTGLGLAVSWGIVRNHGGTIAVQSALGCGARFTVTLPGITRA